Proteins encoded together in one Impatiens glandulifera chromosome 1, dImpGla2.1, whole genome shotgun sequence window:
- the LOC124926865 gene encoding mitochondrial pyruvate carrier 4-like, which yields MASSKFQAMWNHPAGPKTIHFWAPTFKWGISIANIADFSNPPDMVSYPQQIVVSTTGIIWSRYSTVITPKNWNLFSVSIAMAGTGLYQLGRKVKHDYFSEEEATIDKTL from the exons ATGGCGAGTTCAAAGTTTCAAGCTATGTGGAACCATCCAGCAGGTCCCAAAACCA TTCATTTCTGGGCACCTACTTTTAAATGGGGAATAAGTATTGCCAATATTGCAGATTTCTCTAATCCACCAGACATGGTTTCTTATCCTCAGCAGATTG TTGTCTCGACCACCGGAATTATCTGGTCACGTTACAGCACAGTTATCACTCCT AAAAATTGGAACCTATTTAGTGTGAGTATTGCAATGGCAGGCACAGGATTGTACCAACTTGGCCGAAAAGTGAA GCATGATTATTTCTCTGAGGAAGAAGCCACTATTGACAAGACTCTCTAA
- the LOC124921954 gene encoding phosphatidate cytidylyltransferase 1-like isoform X1 — translation MSSILTAMQKDNASFVPSGRLRHRKRSNEILTEVSKENGNHLLINDQNKYKSMLTRIYSSIWMIVGFSLIIYLGHLYIWAMVVIIQIFMAKELFCLLRRAHEDRHLPGFRLLNWHFFFTAMLFVYGRILSQRLVNTVTMDKYLSQLVSSFIKYHNITCYFLYIAGFMWFILTLKKKMYKYQFGQYAWTHMILIVVFTQSSFTVANIFEGMFWFLLPATLIVINDIGAYFFGFFFGRTPLIKLSPKKTWEGFIGASVTTIFSAFVLANILGKYEWLTCPRKDLSIGWLHCDPGPLFKPEYFTLPRWISGLFTWKEISTLPVQWHAICLGLFASIIAPFGGFFASGFKRAFKIKDFGDSIPGHGGITDRMDCQMVMAVFAYIYHQSFIVSQSLSVETILDQILMNLTFEEQLILYSKLEQMVQDIR, via the exons ATGAGCTCAATTTTGACG gCCATGCAGAAAGATAATGCCTCTTTTGTACCTTCTGGGCGGCTTCGACACAGGAAACGGTCAAATGAG ATTCTTACCGAGGTTAGCAAAGAAAATGGAAACCACCTACTGATTAATGACCAGAACAAGTATAAGTCCATGTTGACACGTATCTACTCATCTATTTGGATGATTGTCGGCTTTTCTCTGATAATCTATTTGGGCCACCTATACATTTGGGCTATGGTAGTCATCATCCAAATCTTTATGGCGAAGGAGTTGTTCTGTCTACTTAGGAGAGCACATGAAGATAGGCACCTACCTGGATTTAGGCTCTTGAATTG GCATTTCTTCTTCACTGCAATGCTGTTTGTATATGGCCGCATTCTCAGTCAAAGGCTTGTTAATACTGTCACCATGGACAAGTATTTGTCTCAGCTTGTGAGCAGTTTTATCAAGTACCACAATATTACGTGCTATTTCTTGTATATTGCAG GCTTCATGTGGTTCATCCTTACACTAAAGAAGAAGATGTATAAGTACCAATTTGGTCAATATGCATGGACACATATGATCCTAATTGTGGTGTTCACTCAATCATCTTTCACTGTAGCCAACATCTTTGAAGGGATGTTCTG GTTCCTACTTCCCGCAACCCTTATCGTAATCAATGATATAGGTGCATATTTCTTTGGCTTCTTCTTTGGAAGAACTCCCTTGATCAAGCTATCTCCTAAGAAGACATGGGAAGGATTTATTGGAGCATCAGTTACAACCATCTTCTCTGCATTTGTA CTTGCAAACATTTTGGGCAAGTATGAGTGGTTAACATGCCCAAGAAAG GATTTGTCAATTGGGTGGCTTCATTGTGATCCTGGTCCACTATTTAAGCCTGAGTATTTCACTTTACCCCGGTGGATTTCTGGATTG TTTACATGGAAAGAGATCTCTACTTTGCCGGTTCAATGGCATGCAATATGCCTTGGACTTTTCGCATCAATAATTGCCCCGTTTGGAGGTTTCTTTGCTAGTGGTTTCAAAAGAGCTTTCAAGATCAAG GATTTTGGAGATAGTATTCCTGGACATGGTGGAATAACAGATAGAATGGACTGCCAG ATGGTGATGGCCGTTTTTGCGTACATCTATCATCAATCGTTTATTGTATCCCAAAGTTTATCAGTTGAGACAATCCTGGACCAA ATATTGATGAACCTAACTTTCGAGGAGCAGCTAATTCTATATTCAAAGCTGGAACAGATGGTACAAGATATCAGGTAG
- the LOC124921954 gene encoding phosphatidate cytidylyltransferase 1-like isoform X2, translated as MQKDNASFVPSGRLRHRKRSNEILTEVSKENGNHLLINDQNKYKSMLTRIYSSIWMIVGFSLIIYLGHLYIWAMVVIIQIFMAKELFCLLRRAHEDRHLPGFRLLNWHFFFTAMLFVYGRILSQRLVNTVTMDKYLSQLVSSFIKYHNITCYFLYIAGFMWFILTLKKKMYKYQFGQYAWTHMILIVVFTQSSFTVANIFEGMFWFLLPATLIVINDIGAYFFGFFFGRTPLIKLSPKKTWEGFIGASVTTIFSAFVLANILGKYEWLTCPRKDLSIGWLHCDPGPLFKPEYFTLPRWISGLFTWKEISTLPVQWHAICLGLFASIIAPFGGFFASGFKRAFKIKDFGDSIPGHGGITDRMDCQMVMAVFAYIYHQSFIVSQSLSVETILDQILMNLTFEEQLILYSKLEQMVQDIR; from the exons ATGCAGAAAGATAATGCCTCTTTTGTACCTTCTGGGCGGCTTCGACACAGGAAACGGTCAAATGAG ATTCTTACCGAGGTTAGCAAAGAAAATGGAAACCACCTACTGATTAATGACCAGAACAAGTATAAGTCCATGTTGACACGTATCTACTCATCTATTTGGATGATTGTCGGCTTTTCTCTGATAATCTATTTGGGCCACCTATACATTTGGGCTATGGTAGTCATCATCCAAATCTTTATGGCGAAGGAGTTGTTCTGTCTACTTAGGAGAGCACATGAAGATAGGCACCTACCTGGATTTAGGCTCTTGAATTG GCATTTCTTCTTCACTGCAATGCTGTTTGTATATGGCCGCATTCTCAGTCAAAGGCTTGTTAATACTGTCACCATGGACAAGTATTTGTCTCAGCTTGTGAGCAGTTTTATCAAGTACCACAATATTACGTGCTATTTCTTGTATATTGCAG GCTTCATGTGGTTCATCCTTACACTAAAGAAGAAGATGTATAAGTACCAATTTGGTCAATATGCATGGACACATATGATCCTAATTGTGGTGTTCACTCAATCATCTTTCACTGTAGCCAACATCTTTGAAGGGATGTTCTG GTTCCTACTTCCCGCAACCCTTATCGTAATCAATGATATAGGTGCATATTTCTTTGGCTTCTTCTTTGGAAGAACTCCCTTGATCAAGCTATCTCCTAAGAAGACATGGGAAGGATTTATTGGAGCATCAGTTACAACCATCTTCTCTGCATTTGTA CTTGCAAACATTTTGGGCAAGTATGAGTGGTTAACATGCCCAAGAAAG GATTTGTCAATTGGGTGGCTTCATTGTGATCCTGGTCCACTATTTAAGCCTGAGTATTTCACTTTACCCCGGTGGATTTCTGGATTG TTTACATGGAAAGAGATCTCTACTTTGCCGGTTCAATGGCATGCAATATGCCTTGGACTTTTCGCATCAATAATTGCCCCGTTTGGAGGTTTCTTTGCTAGTGGTTTCAAAAGAGCTTTCAAGATCAAG GATTTTGGAGATAGTATTCCTGGACATGGTGGAATAACAGATAGAATGGACTGCCAG ATGGTGATGGCCGTTTTTGCGTACATCTATCATCAATCGTTTATTGTATCCCAAAGTTTATCAGTTGAGACAATCCTGGACCAA ATATTGATGAACCTAACTTTCGAGGAGCAGCTAATTCTATATTCAAAGCTGGAACAGATGGTACAAGATATCAGGTAG